The DNA segment GGTCTCAAGCCTATGAATCTGCAGGTGCAGAACAATTTGTTTGGGTGAAATCTTGTAGCCTCCCAGTTCTAGTTATGCATCAATGTGTTTTTTTCCAGGATTGAAAGATGCATATATTATTTATCTCAATGCATATGAATCGATTGATGCCACTCATAAAGGAAGCTTGGCTAGATTCATCAACCATTCTTGGTTAGTATCTTTGAATTTTTAAAACATGAATTCTTTTCTGCACATTGAATTTCTTCAGTTGCAATGATGGCCATTGGCATGAGAAAGGCAGCTTGGCTAGATTCATCAATCATGTCTTCTGTGACTGAGGGTGACCATTCGCATGCACCACTGTAAAGTTGTTTCTTTAAGACCTTGGTGAAACATTTGAATAACtaaaataatgtgtcttgtgtgggTAAGGTTGAGTATATTGACCCTCCCTATACCCACATTGGAAAGTCTTATGAAGGCCTCCCGTTTATTAATCTTTTGTGTTTATTTTACTAAATTTACTTCTCTTTTCCCTTCATTTGTATGTTCTTTTGCTGGACAGACAATATGTTGCTAGCCTATAATGTTTGCTTGACATCTAATGTTTGCAAACTGCAGTCAGCCAAACTGTGAAACAAGGAAGTGGAATGTGTTGGGAGAAGTAAGAGTTGGGATTTTTGCAAAGCAAGAAATTCCTGCCGGAACTGAACTGGCTTATGACTACAACTTTGAATGGTATGGTGGTGCTAAGGTGCGCTGTCTTTGTGGTGCAGCCTGTTGCTCTGGATTTCTTGGAGCTAAATCTCGTGGCTTCCAGGTGAAGTAGAATTAATATTCATTAAATTGAATTTGGTTTCTCTTAGAGGTTAATAAATTTTCATTGTTGAAATATACcattaaaaaatcatatatttgtaCATGTAGCCCTTGCAAAGTTGCCTCTGTGGTATTCTTCTTAAAGTGTTTATTCATAGGTATACACACAATAAGGGCAGTACCAAGTTTTGTGTGTTCATTTTAATAGACACTTTTGGTCTttccaaaatatttcttttatcaatCTTTTGATTTGGTGTTTGTTATTGTTGAGCCAGCAACTGCAGTGGTTTTATAATCTTAGACTTTGTTTCTGTTCAGTTGCATAGAAAtagtaattattttaatttttctttccccTTATCATGATACTAATGTTCTGCAGGAGGCCACCTATCTTTGGGAAGATAATGATGACCGGTAAGTCTGCTACCCTGACTCTGTTGCTCGAATTTGAAAATTTCTATTTACTGTGCATATAACTGTAAATAAACAAAGCAATCCATGGTAGCTTGAGCTGGTCTGATAGCAGTTTCAGCTGTGGCTTGTTAACAGTAAGCCGAGTTGCATTAGGTGATAAGGTAATAAAAAGCCAATCTTAAGCATTGATCACTTGGTAATTCCTGTGGAAGCTTGGCTAGTTTATGTGGATAGAAGTGGAGTATGAATATATAGCTAAAATCCTGTTCCGATCAAGGTTAGGCTGAGACCAAGCAACTTGTACTTATTGTATGATTAAACATGTATGACTTTTTTTTCTGGATTATACTGGTGTAAGCTTAATCTACATTGACTAACAATGCATGGCTATCATGTTACAGCAAAAAAGGGAACCACTTTGTTCCCTAGGGATATGCATCTTGAGTTGATTCATCTCAATTAATTAAAACATTTGAATCAGTCACTTTAGTTAGCAACAAATGTAGATTACTTCACCTAAATGATACATTAATAAAATTAAGATTTTGGTTTCCCGCATCCTGTAACCccaaaatagttgggactttaggGATTggtgctttttattgttgtcattgcAATCTCCTGTGTCTCTTGTTCAAATGTTCATGGTTATATGCGATTACAATTTCATTAAAGCAAATCTGGTAGAAGCTTGTGTGGTTGCTTTCATGTGATTATCGACTTTTTATGATGGCAGATACTCGGTTGAGAATGTACCCCTCTATGATTCTGAGGATGATGAACCAACATCAAAGTCTCTTAAAGCCATTGTCCCATataaagaaaatgaagattttCTGGGAAATGCAGATGGCTTTGGTTCTGTAGTGCTTTCTGAATCAATTCCGATGGTGGTGGAACCGCTGAATTTTGTTCCTATGGAAGTCAATGGAGTGAAGTATGAAACAACAGAAGATGAGTGTATGTATGCAGAGAATGCTCAAGAAAATTTTGCTCGTAAAAGTGCAATGATTTCTCGTATTCGGAGTAACAGTGCTTGCCGAAATTATCACATAGACTCTAATTCCTTATCAAAAACCTCTTCACGCTATCCTGGTGGGAAAGCAAAATTTGGAGTACGAAAGCAAGTCAATGTGAAACTTATCTGTGAACGTTTAGCTGTGGCTGAAGCACGTGAAGAAATTATTGCCTATGAGGTAAGAACAATTCCTTAGATGCTTTTCTATGGATATGTTGTTATTTAAACATCTAAGAAGGTGGATTGTagatttatgatttggtatgatttaGATGCTGAAGTTTCAGTTGTCAGTTCTGCTTGTCCAATTCTCCTGGATTAACCCAAATGTGATATCCAAATCAAGTTATTCAAAGATAACTTGGTCATATGCTTTTAATAAAAAGTGCTTTTGGTTTGACTACAAATCAGATTGAAATGCTCTATCCTATTACTGCAAACTTTTCTTTTACTAATTCACTATTAGTGCTGGTACTTCTTTGTAGTGTATGATTGATTTACTCTGTTTATTTTCATGATAATTGGCTTTGGATCTTGTGAGTATATTTTTCCATATTTGAGATCCTCCATTGAATGAACCTTGGTTATCTGAGTTTTGTATGACTCCAAATGACTACTTTAACATAAGTTTGAAActtaataattttgattaaaaaatgttttttttttaaaactataacGAGTGTTGTTGGTCAATACCTATATTGTTCTGAAGCTTCTGAATCATCTTAGGAATCAAAGAAGCAGGCTACCGCTCAACTTGATTCCCTTTACGATGAGATAAGGCCTGCTATCGAGGAACATGAGAGGGACAACCAAGATAGTGTTTCAACCAGTGTTGCTGAAAAATGGATTGAAGCCAGCTGCTGCAAACTGAAAGCGGACTTCGATTTCTactcttcaatcatcaaaaacatAGCCACTGTTCCCCGGGTGTCGAATGATGCATCTCCTCAGGTAGATGGTGCAGTAAATGAGGTTTTGTTATTGGAAAATGGTCATTGAAATTTTAGTTGCATTCAAGGGCTGAAATGTATTGCCTGACATTTTGCCTTCGATATGCGGAAAGACGGTTGAGTCCATGGTTAAGTTGGTCCTTTTATGATCATACCATTTGTTGAATGAGCAAAATAGTCACTTTTTATTTACTAtagcatatttttttaattcagtTTTTGGAAGTGATtgattaatattaaattaaattggTATCTGCTAACTCTGATTAATATCAAatgtttttatcataattttgttgggaaatttttgggggtgacatcatatacgcagccaaagaatagaaaacaaaattcctTATGCGTAAAATTcacgaaataaaaaattatgtatagtaaagattgtgttacctagggagatcgtatatctctgaatttTTATAGATATCTAGGAAAGGGTGAATGAGGTTAAGTGTCCTTCTTTTTAGCGATGAACACAacaaggagaggcaagcaaaagttcTAGTGTATGAATCactgaattcctcctatttatagaggttctttatcaacttaatcctaatgaaTCTTtccatattgggtattagattttcatccaactaccaagcattttagattagtggatctctatctaataatattttattggttcttattggatcttatccatgaatttaataattcaggggcttattggatatccaataagatatgaccttttagattagtggatctctatccaataatctttcattggctcttattggatctcgtccataggatccaataattcaagggcttattggatatccaataagataggggctccgacggatatattATATtctaacctctactcatcgtaatgtttaccatatgtgtgtgatcctccaggcccaatatcgagttggctgtgaatcatacctgtcagaactctttctggctcaataaattattatcttcataataattcactcgactcatcgattgcggacgtactaggccaccacgctgtagtccccagacgatataggggaatccaatccattagacttgtttgtcctcagttaccatgtacccacagtccctcatccatctaatatcccggagaccatataccaggcatggtgctgtcagactcatacgatttctattcgagtcttgttttaatcggattctcccatagaactatttctctctcaatccgaatgatcctagCACCTCGTAAGAGTTCCCCCAAAGAACTATTGTTCTAATCcgagatttgtttgagtaagaacacatgagatattcctctcatgacaccgaaagtGGATTATCACTCATTAGGGAcaccatcatcaatcatccagcatttcgtaggtggatcaattagtgaactcattccccgatGAGCACTTGTATCGTATCCCTAatgtctccacacgagcagctatgagaccaactacatccatcatatggatgagtatacaacaccagtctgttcggttatcttgatgtccctctcgagtaacctatgatcgagattatttaggatctgtgtttaaaaatgaatcgatctcattattgtgatctcatcacgatttgattctcattacatagattcaacgacatcacaatatatatatatatatatatatatatatatatatatatatatatatatatatatatatattaataataataataataataataataataataataataataattaatctaaaataataaatatcaaaatataataagtaaaaagactatgtcAATACTCATGACTAGCAAAATCTCGCGTTCCATTATGTTTTTGTCTTTAAGAAAAATTATGCTACTATTTTCTTTGACTTGTTCTAAGAGGGCATATTTGTTGGTATAGACCACTAATGCACGTAGGTGGGAGCATACCCCTTTGAAGATCCATATGATACCAAGAAttatgcattttccttttttttttggggtcACCTTTAGTTTGATAAGCAGGAAATAAGTGGGTACCTTTTGGCATTATAGAGCCCCACTTTGATTACAGAGAATAAGATCTGTTCAACACAAGGTTCTGCAATTGTTCATATTTTCCAGGATTGCAAGCATATTCTCTCTCGGATCTTTGTTTCCAATCCTTTGGGTAATTCTTGAAATTTTCAATTTAAATTTGATTTTGAGCATAGTGTTGTTACCCTGACAATTAGTCAGTGCTGGGAAAAGATCAAGAGCATCACAACTCTCCAACTCatcaaatctgaaaattttgttcTTTATTTATCAAATTAGCGAGTGCCGAGAAGAGATTACGAGCATAAAATCTAACAGTCCTGAGACACTTCCAATCCATATGAGCTACTGATCCATCAGTCTTCTTCAACCAGGTCAGTTTTTATCAATTGGATAAAGTAGAAATATCGAACTTGACACAAACTTAGAAATGATCTCCTAACAGTTCGAATTTTAGAGTTATCCTTGATCATTTAATGCCACATGAAAATACTGATCTTTATTGGCAGGGGAAATCTCCATGTTCTGCAGCCAAGGGACCAAAAGTTCTTTGACTAATACTTgtcatctttatatatatatatatatatatatatttagctcttttttatttttgtcccCATTGATATAATGCTTGACAGCTTTCTTTCATTATCTTCCTTGTTATGATAATAACATGCATCACATAGAATATTAGCCCTTTGTCAACAAGGAGAAATTTCCATGGTGCTTGGTAAGACCTTACAAGCTAAAAATATTAATGGATCAATCGACACATCATTATCCCCTCAACAAATAACTAAAAGAAAACTCTGACTAATTCATTCTTCTGGCTGTCTCTATCCCGGAAACAATTTTACAAGACAAATCAGGCTTCAATAACATAGTTTAGCGTTAGCTTTCCTTGTCATTAGTGTACTTTTGACAACTAACAACTGCGCAAGTACATAGTGACGGATGTTGATATTTAGAGTGGCATGCATGCTATCTTTTTTTTTGGTTACAGCAAATGCATTGGTTTAGCGACTTAATCTGTCCTTTTTTTCTCATCTCTTCGCTGGTATGGCAGCACGCAATTGTATCTTTTAGCCACGAACCCGACTAAGTAGTTCCTTTGGCCGGGGAAGAAGAGCAAGCTTTGTGGCCATGGCGGTGCCGACGGCGTACCAGGGCAACACGTCGGCGGCGGTGCCGGAGTGGCTGAACAAAGGGGACAACGCGTGGCAGATGGTGTCGGCCACGCTGGTCGGCCTGCAGAGCGTTCCGGGACTTGTGATCCTCTACGGCAGCATCGTCAAGAAGAAGTGGGCGGTCAACTCGGCCTTCATGGCGCTGTACGCCTTCGCCGCCGTCTGGATCTGCTGGGTCACCTGGGCCTACAACATGTCCTTCGGCGACAAGCTCGTCCCCTTCTGGGGGAAGGCCAAGCCGGCCCTCGGCCAGAGGTTCCTCATCAAGCGGGCGGCCCTTCCGGCCACCACCCACCTCTACCATAACGGCACCGTGGAGACCGCCATGTCCACCCCTTACTTACCCATGGCCTCCGTGGTCTACTTCCAGTGCTCCTTCGCCGCCATCACCGTCGTCCTCCTCGCCGGCTCCCTCCTCGGCCGGATGAACATCAAAGCCTGGATGGCCTTCGTCCCACTGTGGCTCACCTTCTCCTACACCGTCGGCGCCTTCTCCCTCTGGGGCGGTGGCTTCCTCTTCCAGTGGGGCGTCATCGACTACTCCGGCGGCTACGTCATCCACCTCTCCTCCGGCATCGCCGGCCTCACCGCAGCCTACTGGGTCCTCCATCCATCTCACACTAACCTCTGCGTCTCCACACACGCCGATCACTTACACTTGGCGCATGTATGTGTAGGTCGGGCCGAGGACAGCGAGCGACAGAGAGAGGTTCCCACCGAACAACGTGCTGCTAGTGCTAGCCGGGGCGGGGCTGCTGTGGATGGGGTGGGCGGGGTTCAATGGCGGGGCGCCCTACGCCGCCAACATCGATGCGTCCATGGCGGTGCTCAACACGCACGTATGCGCCGCGACGAGCCTCCTCATGTGGACGACGCTCGATGTGGTGTTCTTCAAGAAGCCGTCAGTCATCGGCGCCGTGCAAGGGATGATGACCGGCCTCGTATGCATCACACCCGGTGCAGGTAACACGCCTAACTTTAGAATTCGTAGACGACGACCCAGAATCTTGATTCCGCCTTCTCCCTTACTGAAATCTATCTGCTGTTGACTTCTGCCAACATTTGACCATCGACCATTTCCGCAGCGAACTGAATCTATAGCAGACGACCACATTGATTTCTTTATTACTTTTTTTGATGCTTACGTTCTTGGCCTGTTCAATTAAAGTTATAGCATGTAAGCTTCGACCATAAGGAATATTAGGTGATGCTTAATTAGCCTCCTATTTAGCTGTAAAATAACAGGAAATTTAGTGCTTACCGTGTTCTGTATTGGGGTTGACAAAGACGTACAAACCAGCAGAAAGGTCAACGCCTTTCTGCAGCAAGCGACATATTTTATTGTCGTCTTGTTTTGTGAGGATTTCTTTCGGAGGAATGGTGTGATCCATTACGGTGTTGCTCATCAGGACTGGTCCAAGGCTGGGCTGCCATGGTGATGGGGATCTTGTCCGGGAGCATCCCCTGGTTCACCATGATGGTGGTGCACCGCAGATGGTCCTTCCTTCAGAACATTGACGACACGCTCGGCGTCTTCCACACCCATGCCGTCGCCGGCTTCCTCGGCGGCGCCGCCACCGGCCTCTTCGCCGAGCCTGTACTGTGCGCCCTCTTCCTCCCCGTCACCCACTCTCGCGGCGGCGTCTACGGCGGCGTCGGCGGCGTCCAGCTCCTGAAGCAGGTCGTCGGCGCCGGGTTCGTCGTCGCGTGGAACGCCGTCGTCACCACCGCCATCTGCGCGGCCATCCGCTTCGTCGTCCCGCTCCGCATGTCCGAGGACCAGCTCAAGATCGGCGACGACGAAGTGCATGGCGAGGAAGCCTACGCGTTGTGGGGCGACGGGGAGGCGTTGGAGCTAACGACGCATGGACCACCCAACTCCCAATTGGAATCGCAGCGTCCTCATGTTCCTACTGGCGTGACCCAAAACGTTTGAAGTATTTAATTAGTTCTATTGATGCATTAATTGTTTTTGaaggaaataatagaagataagaataattatcgaaaaaactttattaaaaaaataaaaatacttcaaTACATTATATTAACATGTTTCATCacttatttatacaaattaggagaaagaattttcatcaacaaaatagaggaacttcctcgtatagttgaaaaaatcttattttGATGTCGAACACCGACAAACATACAACAAAAAACTGCTCATGCAACTGCTTGTAATGCATCTGCAACAGTATATATTTCCTTTGGAATGAAACTGATCGATCCTCTAAAAGCCGTGTTAAGTTTCGAGTTTGCAGTGAGGAAACGCTTGTGGGTTACATCTTCCAGCCTTCTTGTCTTCACAAACTCCAGGAAATTAACTGCAAGCATTCACTGACCTCCAATTACGGTGCACAAACACACGCTATAAAATCTCGAGCCGGGTGGCGAGGGAAGAAGGACATCGTTAGCTGGCAATGGAGAGGCACGTCCTCGTCTTCCTCGTCCTCTGCACATGCTTTGCTTCCTCTGTTTCCTCGTACTGCGACGACGACTACGACTCCGACTCCAGCGCTCCTGTTGTAGACACAGCAGCCGCACCTGCGCCTGCGTCCTCGGCAGGTAGCTACATCGCCGTCGTGGACTTGCCCAAGGGCGAGAAGCCACAGCACTTCACCATCAGAATCCTCGCCTCCATTCTCGGCAGGTGACGTGAGCTGCTCTCTTCTTCCCCATGACATGGACTGCCAACTTTGATTCTGGTCTCTCTTTGGTGATGCTTCAGCGAGGAGGCTGCTACGAAAGCTTTGATACGTGTCTACGACTATGCCTTCTCCGGCTTCGAAGCACGCCTCAGTCCACGACAAGCCTCCGCACTAATGAGTACGTACTCTCTCCTTGAGACTACGATCGTGCTGCACTGTTCTTATGGTCATGATAAGTTGCTGATCTGATGATGCAGAGCAACCTGGCGTCCTTCAAATCTTTCCCGACAGCCAACTGGAGATATTCTAGCCTGAATTCTGCGACGCGATGAAGCTTTATCGATCTGTTTTCCCTTAGTTTGTGATGAATGTTTTGTATAAACTTGAGAGGCATCTTATTTTGTATTGTTTATGCTATGATAAATGATCTGTGTGAGGACCAAATAAATTCGGATGAGTTTTTCAACGTAATCTCTTCGATGTTTCAATAATCCCAAATTCGGATGTTGTAATCTGATGTTAATAAGAACTAAAAAATATCAGATGACATATATTTCGTTTTGACTTTTAAGTTTTTAGATCAAATTGATGTCAGATCGCATGTATATTAACTAAGCAGTTTGGACTCATTGACTCGACAATTTCAACAGTTCCGAACCAACGAAATTTGCACCCAACACTTGTTTTCATTGGCTTCATGTTGTAATGCTGCAGAGGGCTCAAACAGATCCAAGTGTGTATTGCTGGATTACAAGACGATCTGTTGTAATGCCGCAGGGGGCTCAAACAGATCCGAGCATGTATTGCTGGATTACAAGACATCTGGTTTATGTTCTCTCGGTTGGTGATCGTGGGAGGCGTTGAAATTGCACGATCGGTAAGTGGGGAAGAAGGAAGGCAAACATATAATAGTCTTGAAAGTTCTTTGCAGAAAATACTTGATTAACATTGAGAGATCAATCAATATAGTTTTTTATACAATCAATAATGTAAAGTATGCAGTTCAAGGAGTAAATAGCCACTCAAGAATAATCTGATTTCCATACATTTCAGGTTAAGCAACTCTAGATAAATCCATGTTTATAGTTTAACCATCGTTACCTTGATGAGCGATGAATTCGGGATTTTCCTATCGATAGTTAAGATCTTTACATGATCGGTGTCTTGTAATCGAGCTGCTTTCTGCAAATTTATTCTGAAAGTATGAACTCTTATGCAAGACAAAGAGCATATAGAGGTTCATATAGAGAACAGTACTGCAAAACTAATCATCAAAGTCGGGACATTACCGGCACAATAACCTTAAACATGTCCGGATTGCATGAACAATATCATTCATGTGATAATGGAATCATCTTCCAAAATGGAACTCCCAGCTTTTACATTTTCGGTAGGCACCGTGCTAGCGTTCAGTGATCTTGAGGGCATCACCCAGGTTGATTCTCAGACTGTTTCGCATGGTCCTCCTTCCAATTTCTCCATTGCCCTTTCTCATCATAGCCGCAAATTCGTTGTAATCTATTTGTCCATCCTGCAAGCACACAGTAGAAAACAATTTGATAGGAACAAGCAAAAACCAGTGGCCGGAGAAAATAACAGATATGGTACGCACATTGTCTTGATCGATCTCTTTAATCATATCATCAAGATGAACATCGTCGAGACCAAATTCTCTGCAAGCTTGTGAGAGTTCATCGACAGTGATGTAGCCACTTCCATCTTTATCGAAAAAAGAGAATGCCGACACTAAGTTCTCTTCCCTCTCCAGCTTGTTCATGTGCAATGTCGCCGCGAGGAATTCACCGTAATCTATGGTGCCACTGTTGTCTATGTCTGCCTGCCACCAGTTCAAGCAACACAATGTGAAGTTTCACCAACAGAGATGTATTTGCGAGAAAAACCAACAAGAAGCAGGGAGAAGAAGAGTTGCTGAAAGCAATTAGTAATGCAAGAGAGAGCAAAAGCCACAAGTTTCCGTGTTTGTTTTGTGTACCGCATTCATAAGTGCTTGGATTTCAGATTCCATCAGTTCAGAACCCACTCTTCTCATACCATCTTTGAGTTCGTCAAATGTTATTGTCCCACTATTGTCTGTATCAATCATTTTGAACAGTTCCTTCAAGCCACCAATCTCTTCTTCCGATAGGCTTTCAGCAATGACCTTTCGAACAAGGAAATGCACAATATTAACTTGAAAACTCATGATTCAAAATAGACATTCTGCACGATCGAAAGCTTTTTTACTAACATTGCTAGAATCTGCTAGTTTTGAGATATGAACTCAAGACATTTTTGATAAATCAGACTTTTGTGATGTTCTTCAGTCCGATAATTGATCCAAACCAGCAAAGTTTGTCAAAGCAAATCTACATTTATACATGCAAATGGCAATTCACCCACCACCAACAAAGAAAATATTCACCTGTACTATATGCACAAGAAAATTGAACCAGAGACAGCAATTAAGTTATTAAATGTTATATAGTtaaattagatcataaaataCATTAAACTAGTCAAATTTTCAAGTTTTATATAGTTGTATAATCATCTAGGAAGTTAGCATGCTgaacaagaaaacatagaatTGATCAAATCTACTTATGAAACACATGTAAATGGAATTCAACAAAAGAGTTTGATACAATCATATCAGGTATCTTAGTGATGCATATTCTGTTAATGATCAAACATGTTCAAGCAACGAAGGTTATTCCTCAGATCATAATCACGCTCCCGAACTAATGAGGTAGAGTACAGTGTACATCCCATCAATTTGTACTTGGTAAATCTTGTTGCAAGATGCACCCTTGGAAACCCCAAACCATCTCCCAGAAACCCCCTTCACATCAAAAGTTCTCCAgcaccaaaaaaagaaaagagacaaAAGAatggaaaggaagagagaaaagCCTAAATGTTCAACCACTAGGAAACCAGAATGTGATagaataaagaaataaaaaaaaaaggtttctagCAGTTTCTGGCATGGTTCAAACATGTACGTGTTGAAGCAAATGACCAGGGTAACCAACGGTGGTTCAGTTCAATTTTCTGATGCTTTTGACGAAACAAAAGTGTTTTGGCTTTGGATGCATCCACAATAATAATTCATCAATATGATGCAAACCTTTTTTCTCCATATTTACATGAGACCGCATAGGAAGGACCAGACAAAATGGAGATTTACGCTTATGCTCCTGCAGAAAATTATCTTTCCTCCATAGTGGTCAAATGCAATATCAGTGCAGCGACTTTTGAAAAGCTATCACTTATACTACCTGAATATGGAACATCAGGGTTCCCAATTTCTTAAGAGTTATGGAACATTGCCATTGCCAGAAGAGACAATCTACTCTGAAGAAAACACCTCTGAACCATCAACTTTTTTATTTATACTTTTTCCTGAACCATCAATTCAATTAATGGATTGCGTacagtataaaatcatcattcctaAAACAGCAGCCATGTTGGCTTTTCTGAGGCATTTTTTGGTAAAAATTTCCTAGTCTCCAagcaataaatattttattttaacctCAATTAGTGCTTCTTGGAACGGAAAGGATGCCTCATATAGTTAGTACATATGCAGTCAAACAGATAGCTTTTAGTAAGTTCAGAAGCAGCTTCTGTTGGTATAAGGAATTTGATTATTTAGCATTTTGACATGAAAATCTAGAAAACCTTTATCGATCTATGTAACTAAATGCATTTATGCTATGTCAACTAGCATAATGGAGTTAATAACCAGATGTACTTAGATATTCAATGACATATTCATATAAAAAGTCATTGACAAGTTGTTCTGGGGAAAAAGGATTTGCCTTCAAGGCCATCTTCTTGAGTTTGTTCATTGCTGAGAACTGCTTCAGGCGAGATAAGACAGCAGAATCCAGTGGTTTATCTGGTGCAACTCTGTCATCAACAATCCATGGGTGGCCTGGCACAGACAATTCATGTTATAGAGAGTTGAAAATTGTCCAACCTTCTGGGAAATTCCTTTTGCCAATCAAaataaattcttaaaaatcacaTTCGCTAATCAGAATACTCACAAAGTACTTGATGAGCAGTAAATCTTTTCTTTGGATTCCTGTTGAGCATATTCCGTATCAAGTCTTTAGCACTATCAGAAATGCAAGGCCATGGTTCTGATTCAAAGTCTAAATGGCCTTGTAGAATCTCTCTGAAGATCCCTGCTTCAGTCTCTGAAAGCCAACGAGGAACAAAAGACCAACT comes from the Musa acuminata AAA Group cultivar baxijiao chromosome BXJ1-10, Cavendish_Baxijiao_AAA, whole genome shotgun sequence genome and includes:
- the LOC135595755 gene encoding histone-lysine N-methyltransferase ASHH1-like isoform X1 is translated as MDQQGEFPPAYKLIERNEFLYRKHKKQKEEDIAICECQYDAGNPESACGDRCLNVLTSTECTPGYCPSGSHCKNQRFQTCQYAKSRLFKTEGRGWGLLADENIKAGQFVIEYCGEVISWKEAKQRSQAYESAGLKDAYIIYLNAYESIDATHKGSLARFINHSCQPNCETRKWNVLGEVRVGIFAKQEIPAGTELAYDYNFEWYGGAKVRCLCGAACCSGFLGAKSRGFQEATYLWEDNDDRYSVENVPLYDSEDDEPTSKSLKAIVPYKENEDFLGNADGFGSVVLSESIPMVVEPLNFVPMEVNGVKYETTEDECMYAENAQENFARKSAMISRIRSNSACRNYHIDSNSLSKTSSRYPGGKAKFGVRKQVNVKLICERLAVAEAREEIIAYEESKKQATAQLDSLYDEIRPAIEEHERDNQDSVSTSVAEKWIEASCCKLKADFDFYSSIIKNIATVPRVSNDASPQVDGAVNEVLLLENGH
- the LOC135595009 gene encoding ammonium transporter 3 member 3-like is translated as MAVPTAYQGNTSAAVPEWLNKGDNAWQMVSATLVGLQSVPGLVILYGSIVKKKWAVNSAFMALYAFAAVWICWVTWAYNMSFGDKLVPFWGKAKPALGQRFLIKRAALPATTHLYHNGTVETAMSTPYLPMASVVYFQCSFAAITVVLLAGSLLGRMNIKAWMAFVPLWLTFSYTVGAFSLWGGGFLFQWGVIDYSGGYVIHLSSGIAGLTAAYWVGPRTASDRERFPPNNVLLVLAGAGLLWMGWAGFNGGAPYAANIDASMAVLNTHVCAATSLLMWTTLDVVFFKKPSVIGAVQGMMTGLVCITPGAGLVQGWAAMVMGILSGSIPWFTMMVVHRRWSFLQNIDDTLGVFHTHAVAGFLGGAATGLFAEPVLCALFLPVTHSRGGVYGGVGGVQLLKQVVGAGFVVAWNAVVTTAICAAIRFVVPLRMSEDQLKIGDDEVHGEEAYALWGDGEALELTTHGPPNSQLESQRPHVPTGVTQNV
- the LOC103969762 gene encoding multiple organellar RNA editing factor 9, chloroplastic-like, which gives rise to MERHVLVFLVLCTCFASSVSSYCDDDYDSDSSAPVVDTAAAPAPASSAGSYIAVVDLPKGEKPQHFTIRILASILGSEEAATKALIRVYDYAFSGFEARLSPRQASALMKQPGVLQIFPDSQLEIF
- the LOC103968382 gene encoding calcium-dependent protein kinase 24, giving the protein MDQSSSLPPHHSSKPSSVLPYKTPNVRDHYRVGKKLGQGQFGTTYLCVDKASGKEYACKSIPKRKLLCREDYEDVWREIQIMHHLSEHPNVVRIKDTYEDPLFVHLVMELCAGGELFDRIIQKGHYSERKAAQLIKTIVGVVEGCHSLGVMHRDLKPENFLFASQDEDAALRATDFGLSVFYKPGDTFSDVVGSPYYVAPEVLRKYYGPEADVWSAGVILYILLSGVPPFWAETEAGIFREILQGHLDFESEPWPCISDSAKDLIRNMLNRNPKKRFTAHQVLCHPWIVDDRVAPDKPLDSAVLSRLKQFSAMNKLKKMALKVIAESLSEEEIGGLKELFKMIDTDNSGTITFDELKDGMRRVGSELMESEIQALMNAADIDNSGTIDYGEFLAATLHMNKLEREENLVSAFSFFDKDGSGYITVDELSQACREFGLDDVHLDDMIKEIDQDNDGQIDYNEFAAMMRKGNGEIGRRTMRNSLRINLGDALKITER